A window of the Oryzias melastigma strain HK-1 linkage group LG11, ASM292280v2, whole genome shotgun sequence genome harbors these coding sequences:
- the myclb gene encoding protein L-Myc-1b has product MYEDARGLPALSRQRQQGVIHPASLQPPMPGLSSSAPRYDSWDMDHLDHYQHYFYDDPDEDFFKSTAPSEDIWKKFELVPTPPMSPIRALEGSGKVGLLHPSLGDKLEWVSQFLGQEDEQQADLPCKLAATSESAGNLSSIIIQDCMWSGFSAGQQLERVVGERCAPCPGTAAKTAAVSSGKAQGALPDASAADCVDPAAVLTFPLSGGCRKPVSSGSESHSDSSDDDEDKDEDEEEIDVVTVEHKQQHKPRRLVNTRKPVTITVRADPHDPGMKRFHISIHQQQHNYAAPSPDTLTAASEPPRKRIRQDPPVSVTQPHQNSPYHQPRHGHAPLNLESRRSQFLGVRSESPNLSASSPTSSTWPSSPPCSSSSSHHPHSSPSKTPTHLSSPQSSDCEDTDKRKAHNFLERKRRNDLRSRFLSLRDEIPGLADCPKTPKVAILTRATEYLRQLHASERLKAQERKQLKTRQMQLLQRLAQLKRS; this is encoded by the exons ATGTATGAGGACGCACGCGGGCTTCCCGCTCTCAGCAG ACAGAGGCAGCAGGGAGTGATCCACCCCGCCTCCCTGCagccccccatgcccggcctCAGCTCCTCCGCGCCTCGTTATGACAGCTGGGACATGGACCACCTGGACCACTACCAGCACTATTTCTACGACGACCCCGACGAGGATTTCTTCAAGTCCACGGCGCCCAGCGAGGATATATGGAAGAAATTTGAGCTGGTGCCGACCCCGCCCATGTCCCCCATCCGGGCGTTGGAGGGGTCAGGCAAGGTCGGGCTCCTCCACCCGTCTCTGGGGGACAAGCTGGAGTGGGTGTCCCAGTTCTTGGGGCAGGAGGACGAGCAGCAGGCGGACCTGCCCTGCAAGCTGGCGGCCACCAGCGAGTCGGCGGGGAACCTGAGCTCCATCATCATCCAGGACTGCATGTGGAGCGGTTTCTCAGCTGGGCAGCAGCTGGAGCGCGTGGTCGGGGAGCGCTGCGCTCCCTGTCCTGGGACGGCTGCCAAAACCGCAGCTGTTTCCAGCGGGAAGGCGCAGGGTGCCCTCCCAGACGCCTCGGCGGCAGACTGTGTGGACCCGGCCGCCGTGCTCACGTTCCCCTTGAGTGGAGGATGCAGGAAGCCGGTGTCTTCTGGTTCAGAATCTCATTCGGACTCATCAG ATGATGACGAGGACaaagatgaggatgaagaggagatcGACGTGGTGACGGTGGAGCACAAGCAGCAGCATAAACCGCGGCGACTAGTAAACACTCGCAAACCAGTGACCATCACGGTGCGAGCTGACCCCCACGACCCCGGCATGAAGCGGTTCCACATCTCCatccaccagcagcagcacaaCTACGCCGCCCCCTCCCCGGACACACTGACGGCTGCTTCTGAGCCGCCCAGGAAGAGAATCCGGCAGGATCCGCCGGTCTCGGTGACGCAGCCTCACCAAAACTCTCCGTACCACCAGCCGCGACATGGCCACGCCCCTTTGAACTTGGAGAGCAGAAGGTCTCAATTTTTAGGGGTGAGGTCAGAGTCTCCTAACCTCAGCGCCTCCTCTCCTACCTCCTCCACATGGCCTTCTTCTCCACcttgctcctcttcctcatcacaTCATCCTCACAGCTCTCCGTCAAAGACCCCCACTCACCTCTCCAGCCCCCAGTCCTCCGACTGCGAGGACACGGACAAGCGCAAGGCGCACAACTTCTTGGAGCGCAAGCGGCGGAACGACCTGCGCTCGCGCTTCCTTTCACTGCGGGACGAGATCCCGGGTCTGGCGGACTGCCCCAAGACCCCAAAGGTGGCCATCCTGACCCGGGCCACAGAGTACCTGCGGCAGCTGCACGCCAGCGAGCGGCTAAAGGCGCAGGAGCGCAAGCAGCTGAAAACGCGGCAGATGCAGCTGTTGCAGAGGCTGGCGCAGCTCAAACGGTCCTGA